The Micrococcales bacterium genome contains the following window.
AGTATCAGGCGCGCCGGTCGGTCCCGGCCGATCTAACCGGAGGCGCCAAAGGGGTCCAGGGCGGCCAGGTGCTAATGGTCGATGTCTACTCCGCGGGCTAGCAGCGATTGGCCGATGCCGGCCCTTGCGTTTGGCTGTCAGGCTTCTTTGGTTTCCGGATCCCACGGTTCGTCTTCTGCGCCGTAGCGTTGGGCCCATGGGGGCCCTTGCGTTTGGCTGTCAGGCTTCTTTGGTTTCCGGATCCCACGGTTCGTCTTCTGCGCCGTAGCGTTGGGCCCATCGAGGCCCCTGCGTTTGGCTGTCAGGCTTCTTTGGTTTCCGGATCCCACGGTTCGTCTTCTGCGCCGTAGCGTTGGGCCAGTTCAGAGTATTGCTCTTCGTCTTTGTCGCCCACCGACCCTGATAGTTCGCGCTCCAAGGCTCGGTAGTCGGTGTCCGGAGTGTAGTACTTGAGCCGGCGAGCGACCTTAGTCTGCTTCGCCTTCTGACGGCCGCGCCCCATGTGCGTGACCCCCTTTAACGCTTAGTGTCGTGGCAGGCTCGTATGAGCGGCCCCGGATTTCCGGCATGATCGTATGGCCAGTAGATTACAAGATGATCCCTGGCCACGTCGAACCTAGGCGGTCACTTCGCCCCTCGCCCCCGCGACCCTGCCCCCCGCCCGCAGCGACACCGAGCTTTGACCCACACCCCCTTTCCGCAGCGACACCGAGCTTCTGCCCACACCCCCTTTCCGCAGCGACACCGAGCTTCAGCCGTCACCCCTCCGGCAAAACCTCGGTCTCGCCGCAAATTGGGGCCCCGGCCAGCCTTTCCGCAGCGACACCGAGTTGGCCCACGCTCTTTTCCGCGGCGACACCGAGCTTCTGCCCACACCCCCTTTCCGCAGCGACACCGAGCTTTGGCCCACACCCCCTTTTCCGCGGCGACACCGAGCTTCAGCCGTCACCCCTCCGGCAAAGCCTCGGTCTCGCCGCAAATTGGGGCCCCAGCCAGCTTTTCCGCAGCGACACCGAGCTTTGGCCACGCTCCTTTCCGCAGCGACACCGAGCTTCAGCGCACTCTGTTGCCCGACCCCTGTGGATAACGCTCAATTACGCCTGTGACCAGGACTTTTACCCCTCTATTTGGCACGCCGGATGGGATCGATGTCGGTGGTGTGTTGGACACTGGATCAATGACAACGGGGCAAGTGGACAACGACTGTCAAACCACGATGGACACAACCAATCAGACTGTGGAACACCTGCTGTCTGGGGTCTTCACGCGTCGGCAGTTACGCCAGGCCGGATGGTCGCGATGCCAGGTGGCCTACCAGGCCAAACACGGCTCTTGGCAACCGGTCGCGGGCAAGGCTTGGTGCCTAAGCCAGACCCGAATCAACCACGCCGCAGCGGCCAAAGCTGCCGTCTTGACCTGGGCCGATGGCGTGATCTGGGGGCCGTCTGCCCTCCAGCTGTGGATCCCGGACGCGCCTGTACCCAAACAAGACAATTTGACGGTGGCCATAACTATCTACCGCCGTGCTCAGGTTGGGCTGCGCCCTCACCACACCAGGCTGCTTCCCGAGGAAATCACCGGGCTAGGCGGCATTAGGGTCCAAGAGCTCCAGTCCGCCATAGTTGACACACTGCGCGACCTGCCGCTCGAACAAGCCAAGGAGTTGTTTGCCTGGCTTCTGACCCGCGGGCACATAATCCGGCATGCGTTCGTGAAGGTAGCGTCGAGGCGCAAGGGTTGGCGCGGGGCTCTGAGGCTGAACTATTTCAAGGACGAGGTGCTATCAAACGCGGCTTCAATCCCGGAACTGGACTGCCACGACATCCTGCGCCAATCGCTGGCAATGCCAACCGGATGGAGTCCCAACAAGCTGGTCAGGGCGCTCAGTGGTGAGGCTTTCTGCGTTGACGTGCTGGTCGAGGAGTTGGGCAAGATAGTCGAGATAGACGGAGCGGCCTACCATCAACCTGGCCTCGGCGGCAAGGACGAGCGACGTGATCGTCTGCTTCGAGAAGCTGGCTTTGACGTGCTGCGTTTGACCGCAATCGAGGTGATGTACAACAAGCCGGCCACGATCGAAAAGCTGGTCGAGTTCCTCTACCCAGCTGCCAAACCAGCCCACTTGGCGGACCTAGACAGCATTCAGCTGCCAAAACCGCGCTGGTGGCATCGCCACACACACCACAAGCCCAAGAGTCAGCCCAGACGCCGCCGGTCCCAGCGATAACCCATGCTTTCCGGCGAAGTCGATTGTCGGCACAGGCCCGCCCGGGGGTAAGTGTGCCAGTTCAGACCAATTGGCCAGCCCGGAAAACGGCCTGTACCTCAAGGTCATTGTCGGTCAAAACGAGATCGGCCCGCAGGCCACGGGCCAGCTGGCCCACCTCGTCGCCAAGTCCAATGATCGCGGCCGGCGTCGCTGAGGCCGCCCGGACCGAGTCACATAGGTCGACTCCGGATTGAGTCACGGTGCAGCGCAGCACATCCAATAGGTGGGCAGTCGAACCAGCGATTGAATTGCCCTCAGCCAGCCTGGCAACACCACCATTGACCTGGACGGTTTGGGTGCCCAGTTGGTAGATGCCGTCGGCCATGCCGGTTGCAGCCATCGCATCGGTGACCAGCGCAACCTGGCCTGAACCAACCAGGTCAAAAACGAAAGCCACCGTCAGCGGATCAAGGTGAACGCCATCTGCCACCAGCTCAACCGCCATCTCGCGGCGGACAGCGGCGGCCAGGCACGCCATTGCCGGCCCCGGATCGCGGTGATGGATTGGACGCATGCCATTGAAGAGGTGGGTCGCCGTGGGCCTGGAGCTCCTGGCGCAAGTCGATCGCCTGAGTTGCGCTCCGGCATCGGCCACGGACAAGTTCATTTCCTTGGCGGAGGCATCGGAGTGTCCAAACGACGGCACCGCACCGGCCTGAGCGATGGCCTCAACCACTCCGCCCGGTCCAACCGCACCTGGCAGCTCCGGCGCCAGGGTCATCGAGACAAAGTGTTCGCCAGCTAGGCGGCTGACCTGGGCGATCAGGTCGGCATCGGGTCGGGTCATCAGGGCCG
Protein-coding sequences here:
- a CDS encoding amidohydrolase family protein, whose amino-acid sequence is MHAVPTPPVEPSKAWCVRGRAVTDTGLVEDAIVKVRGQRFVSVDEADRFPPTDVATAFTWDGLILPGLVDIHCHGGGGVSFPDAASSSAAQIAVDEHRRHGTTTQVASLVTNHPSELLRRLEILSPLAATGEVAGFHLEGPFLNAARCGAQNPALMTRPDADLIAQVSRLAGEHFVSMTLAPELPGAVGPGGVVEAIAQAGAVPSFGHSDASAKEMNLSVADAGAQLRRSTCARSSRPTATHLFNGMRPIHHRDPGPAMACLAAAVRREMAVELVADGVHLDPLTVAFVFDLVGSGQVALVTDAMAATGMADGIYQLGTQTVQVNGGVARLAEGNSIAGSTAHLLDVLRCTVTQSGVDLCDSVRAASATPAAIIGLGDEVGQLARGLRADLVLTDNDLEVQAVFRAGQLV
- a CDS encoding endonuclease domain-containing protein, with the translated sequence MTRTFTPLFGTPDGIDVGGVLDTGSMTTGQVDNDCQTTMDTTNQTVEHLLSGVFTRRQLRQAGWSRCQVAYQAKHGSWQPVAGKAWCLSQTRINHAAAAKAAVLTWADGVIWGPSALQLWIPDAPVPKQDNLTVAITIYRRAQVGLRPHHTRLLPEEITGLGGIRVQELQSAIVDTLRDLPLEQAKELFAWLLTRGHIIRHAFVKVASRRKGWRGALRLNYFKDEVLSNAASIPELDCHDILRQSLAMPTGWSPNKLVRALSGEAFCVDVLVEELGKIVEIDGAAYHQPGLGGKDERRDRLLREAGFDVLRLTAIEVMYNKPATIEKLVEFLYPAAKPAHLADLDSIQLPKPRWWHRHTHHKPKSQPRRRRSQR
- a CDS encoding DUF3073 domain-containing protein, which gives rise to MGRGRQKAKQTKVARRLKYYTPDTDYRALERELSGSVGDKDEEQYSELAQRYGAEDEPWDPETKEA